A region from the Acipenser ruthenus chromosome 49, fAciRut3.2 maternal haplotype, whole genome shotgun sequence genome encodes:
- the LOC131721887 gene encoding uncharacterized protein LOC131721887, producing MIKYVKAQGSCMCRKEDSTASDPAEESIVIDLDKNEAKIAENARAAAKEILEDALDKNMYGTDQPIQFGYTCGDLVDPYKFCAIPTKDVISNMLGKLDKVKFKKEIASSCDCDYAYVFPTDKECIVYLCKQFWQAPTNLEKDSQPGTLIHEVSHFLGTKDITYEGLYVEVHEVSERLFGISNVITIRGAEATQHAAIEAGQMNANSLEYEYETVLNHEGSYLNGSYKCCGETKRNSVCQRRDTGHYHLHKNFGPDGKRK from the exons ATGATCAAATACGTCAAAGCTCAAGGCTCGTGCATGTGCCGAAAAGAAGATTCTACCGCTTCTGATCCAGCAGAAGAATCTATTGTTATTGACCTCGATAAAAACGAGGCAAAAATAGCTGAAAACGCGAGGGCCGCAGCTAAGGAGATTCTAGAGGATGCACTGGACAAAAATATGTATGGCACAGACCAACCTATCCAGTTTGGATATACTTGTGGCGACCTTGTTGACCCTTACAAGTTCTGTGCTATACCCACAAAAGATGTCATATCAAATATGTTAGGAAAATTGGACAAAGTGAAATTTAAGAAAGAAATTGCGTCATCGTGCGACTGTGATTACGCCTATGTTTTTCCTACTGATAAAGAATGTATCGTGTACTTGTGTAAGCAGTTCTGGCAGGCTCCAACCAACCTCGAAAAGGATTCACAGCCCGGGACCCTCATCCACGAGGTGTCGCACTTCTTGGGAACAAAAGACATCACTTATGAGGGACTGTACGTCGAGGTCCATGAAGTTAGTGAGAGGCTGTTTGGAATATCAAATGTTATAACTATACGTGGAGCAGAAGCAACTCAACACGCTGCTATCGAGGCAGGGCAGATGAACGCCAACAGCCTTGAGTATGAATACGAGACTGTGCTGAATCACGAAGGGTCATATTTAAATGGAAGCTATAAGTGTTGTGGTGAAACCAAAAGGAATTCTGTTTGTCAAAGGCGAGACACAGGGCACTATCATTTACACAAGAATTTCG GGCCTGATGGTAAAAGAAAGTAA